From the Flavobacterium galactosidilyticum genome, one window contains:
- a CDS encoding glycoside hydrolase family 3 N-terminal domain-containing protein has product MKNFLIKISFYTAFLFLITNCATTKKSSTAANIKKDSFIEDNAIYTALNKSERKKFFKDSDAETHWVDSIYSKMTVREKLGQLFMVPAYSNKDSIHENQIKALITDYKVGGVIFFQGGPVRQAKLTNEYQAKAQVPLFIGLDAEWGVSMRLDSTYVFPWNMTLGAIQDLDLIEKVGRQMGLESKRMGIHFNFAPVLDINTNPKNPIIGNRSFGESKTNVSNKAIALMKGVQGQGVFSTGKHFPGHGDTSADSHYTLPLVNFSKERIDNIELYPYKRMFDEGLVSVMVGHLNIPSLETKENYPSSASYNVVTNVLQNQLGFDGLIITDGLAMKGASNFKGPGDLELAVLLAGNDILLCPENVPVAMTKLEASYSEGVITEERLAHSVKKILHYKFKSGLNSYKPVEMANLISDINPSQNEALSYKLYGNAITVLKNKKDIVPIKDLSQKIAYVKLGDAVNSVFVSTLKKYTEITEVSHTNIDSLNTELKKYDTVIIGFHKENKTWAKQDFKETEMLWLQEIAKHNKVILDVFTKPYSLLPITNFDDMEGLVVSYQNSDVSQIVSAELLFGAVEAKGKLPVSINNSFPVNYGLSIEKLNRLGFTAPENEDMNPQILSKIDSIAQKAIDGKMTPGMQVLVARKGNVIFQKSYGHLTYDNSKKVTNSDLYDVASLSKMISTLPNVLQLYDKKKVNLDTKLKKMVPLFANTNKENISFKDLLTHYAGLQAWIPFYKATLNSDNSPMEKYYRKVPNEQFSTKVADDLYLRNDYHDTIMKLIAESPLSLKKEYKYSDFTFIILKEYLERKTKQPLEILSQKNFYSSLGMNNTLYNPLTKFDKNNIAPSEVDNYFRHQVVQGYVHDMAAAMEGGVAGHAGIFSNAMDVAKMMQLFLQKGNYGNKRYFSEQTFNAFNTSYYAAEGVQRGLGFDKRVGKDGPTCGCVSESSFGHTGFTGDIAWVDPETEIVYIFLSNRTYPEVTTAGNKLAKEKIREDIQKIIQDAIIK; this is encoded by the coding sequence ATGAAAAATTTCTTAATAAAGATTAGCTTTTACACAGCATTTCTATTCTTAATTACCAATTGTGCTACTACTAAAAAATCAAGTACGGCTGCGAACATAAAAAAGGACTCCTTTATAGAAGATAATGCAATTTATACGGCATTAAATAAATCAGAAAGAAAAAAATTCTTCAAAGATTCTGATGCTGAAACTCATTGGGTAGATAGCATCTATAGCAAAATGACCGTTCGCGAAAAATTAGGACAATTGTTTATGGTTCCAGCCTATTCGAATAAAGATTCTATTCACGAAAATCAGATTAAAGCGTTGATTACAGATTATAAAGTGGGGGGCGTTATCTTCTTTCAAGGTGGACCAGTTCGTCAAGCTAAATTGACAAATGAATATCAAGCTAAAGCACAAGTGCCTTTATTTATTGGACTTGATGCCGAATGGGGTGTGAGCATGAGATTAGATTCTACTTACGTTTTCCCTTGGAATATGACATTAGGAGCGATCCAAGATTTAGATTTAATTGAAAAAGTGGGTAGACAAATGGGACTTGAATCAAAACGAATGGGAATCCATTTCAATTTTGCACCTGTATTGGATATTAATACCAATCCTAAAAATCCTATTATTGGGAATCGTTCTTTTGGCGAAAGCAAAACTAATGTCAGCAATAAAGCCATTGCTTTAATGAAAGGAGTCCAAGGGCAAGGAGTTTTTAGCACCGGTAAACATTTCCCTGGTCATGGCGATACTTCTGCTGATTCTCATTACACGCTGCCATTAGTTAATTTCTCAAAAGAACGCATTGATAACATCGAATTGTATCCTTATAAAAGAATGTTTGATGAAGGTTTAGTTTCTGTTATGGTTGGTCACCTTAATATTCCAAGTTTAGAGACTAAAGAAAATTATCCTTCCTCTGCTTCGTATAATGTAGTGACGAACGTACTTCAAAATCAGTTGGGTTTTGATGGTTTGATTATTACCGATGGTTTAGCGATGAAAGGAGCTAGTAACTTCAAAGGTCCTGGTGATCTTGAGCTAGCGGTACTTCTTGCAGGAAATGATATTTTGCTTTGCCCCGAAAATGTTCCCGTTGCCATGACAAAATTAGAAGCTTCTTACAGCGAAGGAGTTATTACTGAAGAACGTTTGGCTCATTCGGTAAAAAAAATATTGCATTATAAATTCAAATCGGGATTAAATTCGTACAAACCTGTTGAAATGGCTAACCTAATTTCTGACATAAATCCTTCTCAGAATGAAGCTTTAAGCTATAAACTGTACGGAAATGCGATTACCGTTTTGAAAAATAAGAAGGATATCGTACCTATTAAAGATTTAAGTCAAAAAATAGCTTACGTAAAATTAGGCGATGCTGTAAACAGTGTTTTTGTATCAACATTAAAAAAATATACTGAAATAACCGAAGTTTCGCATACTAATATTGATAGCTTAAATACTGAATTAAAAAAATACGATACCGTTATCATTGGTTTCCACAAAGAGAATAAAACTTGGGCCAAGCAAGATTTCAAAGAAACAGAAATGCTTTGGTTACAAGAAATTGCAAAACACAACAAAGTGATTCTAGATGTTTTTACAAAACCATATTCCTTACTTCCTATTACAAATTTTGATGATATGGAAGGATTAGTGGTTTCCTACCAAAACTCAGATGTAAGTCAGATTGTTTCTGCAGAATTACTTTTTGGTGCGGTCGAGGCCAAAGGAAAACTACCAGTTTCTATAAATAATTCTTTTCCAGTAAACTATGGTTTATCAATAGAAAAATTGAATCGTTTGGGTTTTACAGCTCCTGAAAATGAAGACATGAATCCACAGATTTTATCTAAAATTGATAGCATTGCTCAAAAAGCAATTGATGGCAAAATGACTCCCGGAATGCAAGTTTTAGTAGCTAGAAAAGGAAATGTGATTTTCCAAAAATCCTATGGCCATCTTACGTATGATAATTCAAAAAAGGTTACCAATTCAGATTTATACGATGTTGCATCTTTATCGAAAATGATTTCAACACTGCCAAATGTGCTGCAATTGTATGATAAAAAGAAAGTTAATTTAGATACTAAATTAAAAAAAATGGTGCCTCTTTTTGCAAACACAAACAAAGAGAATATCAGTTTCAAGGATTTACTAACCCATTATGCTGGTCTTCAAGCTTGGATTCCATTTTATAAAGCAACGTTAAATAGTGATAACTCACCTATGGAAAAGTATTATCGGAAAGTTCCAAATGAACAATTTTCAACTAAAGTGGCGGATGATCTTTACCTTAGAAATGATTATCATGACACCATTATGAAACTTATAGCTGAAAGTCCATTGTCCTTAAAAAAGGAATACAAATACAGTGATTTTACCTTTATTATTCTAAAAGAATACTTAGAAAGAAAGACAAAACAACCTTTAGAAATTCTGAGTCAGAAAAATTTTTATAGCTCGCTTGGGATGAACAATACGCTATATAATCCATTAACAAAGTTTGATAAAAATAATATTGCACCATCAGAAGTGGATAATTATTTCCGTCACCAGGTCGTGCAAGGATATGTACATGATATGGCAGCAGCAATGGAAGGCGGAGTTGCGGGACACGCCGGAATTTTTTCGAATGCGATGGATGTGGCTAAAATGATGCAATTATTTTTGCAAAAAGGAAATTACGGCAACAAACGTTATTTTTCTGAACAAACATTCAATGCTTTTAATACCTCGTACTACGCCGCTGAAGGCGTACAAAGAGGTTTAGGTTTTGATAAAAGAGTAGGAAAAGATGGTCCAACTTGTGGATGTGTCTCTGAGTCTAGTTTTGGTCATACCGGTTTTACGGGTGACATTGCTTGGGTAGATCCTGAAACTGAAATTGTCTATATTTTTCTCTCAAACAGAACCTATCCAGAAGTTACAACGGCAGGAAATAAATTAGCCAAAGAGAAAATTAGAGAAGATATTCAGAAAATAATCCAAGATGCGATTATAAAATAG
- the murQ gene encoding N-acetylmuramic acid 6-phosphate etherase gives MAKNNPDTEKESLYANLEKMSTEEILMGINAEDKKVSSVIKKQIPNIEKLVDAIVVKMQHGGRLFYIGAGTSGRIGILDASECPPTFGVPHDLVIGIIAGGDYAIRKAVENAEDDFNQAWEDLKKHNITSADFVIGIAASGNTPYVIGGLKMARENNINTGSISCNSNSLISQEADFPIEIVVGPEFLTGSTRMKAGTSQKLVLNMISTSVMIKLGKVYGNKMIDMQLSNKKLVQRGVEMIVEELKIDEKLAAELLNKHKSVRAVLLAENKNLEH, from the coding sequence ATGGCTAAAAATAATCCTGATACCGAAAAAGAATCGCTTTACGCTAATCTAGAAAAAATGAGTACTGAAGAAATACTCATGGGAATCAATGCTGAGGATAAGAAAGTCTCGAGCGTAATAAAAAAACAAATTCCGAATATTGAAAAACTAGTAGATGCTATTGTTGTAAAAATGCAACATGGTGGTCGCTTGTTTTATATAGGTGCTGGAACTTCTGGAAGAATTGGAATTTTAGATGCCTCAGAATGCCCTCCTACTTTTGGCGTACCTCATGACTTAGTAATCGGAATTATTGCTGGCGGTGATTATGCGATTAGAAAAGCGGTTGAAAACGCTGAAGACGACTTTAATCAAGCTTGGGAAGATTTGAAAAAACACAATATCACAAGTGCCGATTTCGTAATTGGTATTGCAGCATCGGGAAATACACCTTATGTAATTGGAGGTTTAAAAATGGCTCGTGAAAACAATATTAACACCGGAAGTATTTCTTGTAATAGCAATAGCTTAATCTCACAAGAAGCTGATTTTCCTATCGAAATTGTTGTAGGTCCCGAGTTTCTTACAGGAAGCACGCGTATGAAAGCGGGAACCTCACAAAAATTAGTTTTAAATATGATCTCTACTTCGGTGATGATTAAACTAGGAAAAGTGTATGGAAACAAAATGATTGACATGCAGTTATCAAATAAAAAACTCGTGCAAAGAGGTGTAGAAATGATTGTTGAAGAACTAAAAATCGATGAAAAATTAGCGGCTGAATTGCTGAATAAACACAAAAGCGTAAGAGCTGTTTTATTAGCTGAAAATAAAAATTTAGAGCATTAA
- a CDS encoding anhydro-N-acetylmuramic acid kinase yields the protein MNSNLESLYKIAQKPTRTIIGLMSGTSLDGLDVALCEISGSGEETKVNLMQFNTVDYSDDIKLEIRSVFAKQTIDFQKLVLLNEWIGALHADMILECLTRWDISPEKVDLIASHGQTVFHAPKILHQQEKFPNATLQIGDGDHIAVKTGIITLSDFRQKHVAAGGEGAPLAVYGDYFLFSKKGDNRIMLNMGGISNFTYLPASSNPEEVFVTDTGTGNTLIDAFTKLYFPDKSYDKDAEIAKKGTVNKALLTILKSDVFFAKPFPKTTGPELFSVEYVTKARAVSNTQNISIPDLLATLTRFSAETIAEAIHTAITNTIYTVENFTIYMSGGGAHNPLLVEWLKELLPCQFSTTDTLGISGDAKEAILFAILANETVSGGTSDFGIRKGIPSVSMGKISFPN from the coding sequence ATGAATTCAAATCTAGAATCTCTTTATAAAATTGCTCAAAAACCAACGCGAACCATTATTGGTTTGATGTCTGGAACTTCATTAGATGGCTTAGATGTGGCTTTATGCGAAATATCAGGTTCTGGCGAAGAAACGAAAGTGAATTTGATGCAATTTAATACTGTTGACTACTCAGATGATATAAAATTAGAAATTAGATCTGTTTTTGCAAAACAAACCATCGATTTTCAAAAACTAGTTCTGTTAAATGAATGGATTGGAGCTTTACATGCTGATATGATTCTAGAATGTCTCACGCGTTGGGATATTTCTCCAGAAAAAGTCGACTTAATAGCATCACACGGGCAAACTGTTTTTCATGCACCCAAGATTTTACACCAGCAAGAAAAGTTTCCAAATGCTACTTTACAAATTGGAGATGGCGATCACATAGCGGTAAAAACAGGAATAATCACACTTTCTGATTTCAGGCAAAAACATGTTGCTGCAGGTGGCGAAGGTGCTCCTTTGGCAGTTTATGGTGATTATTTTCTGTTTTCAAAAAAAGGAGACAATCGAATTATGCTGAATATGGGAGGAATTTCAAATTTTACTTATTTACCAGCAAGTAGCAATCCCGAAGAAGTTTTTGTTACTGATACGGGAACTGGAAATACCTTAATCGATGCTTTTACAAAACTTTATTTTCCAGATAAATCATATGATAAAGATGCAGAAATTGCTAAAAAAGGTACTGTCAATAAAGCACTTTTGACAATTTTAAAATCAGATGTTTTTTTTGCAAAGCCATTTCCAAAAACTACGGGACCAGAACTTTTTAGTGTCGAGTACGTTACAAAAGCACGAGCAGTAAGCAATACACAAAACATTTCGATTCCCGATTTATTAGCAACATTAACACGATTTAGTGCTGAAACCATTGCAGAAGCTATACATACAGCAATAACAAACACAATATATACTGTTGAAAATTTCACCATTTACATGTCGGGTGGCGGAGCGCACAATCCGCTACTAGTAGAATGGCTGAAGGAATTACTTCCTTGTCAATTTTCCACAACTGATACTTTAGGAATTTCAGGTGATGCTAAAGAAGCGATTTTATTTGCAATTTTAGCAAACGAAACCGTTTCCGGCGGTACCTCTGATTTCGGAATCCGAAAAGGTATTCCATCTGTTTCAATGGGGAAAATTTCATTTCCTAACTAA
- a CDS encoding exo-beta-N-acetylmuramidase NamZ family protein produces the protein MTKLISKVAFILLFTAHIPTYSSSLQLNNNQYVFKNNTTEIITGADNYQKYLPLLKDKKVGIVTNQTGILSDNTHLVDFLLEKKIAIQTIFAPEHGFRGTADAGEHVVDGKDPKTGLSIISLYGDNKKPKPAQLANLDVMVFDLQDVGARFYTYISSLHYVMEACAENGIPLIILDRPNPNGSIADGPLLEKEFTSFVGMHPIPLLHGMTIGEYGQMINGQKWLKNAAQCKLTVIPCINYNRKMQYSLLVKPSPNLPNDQSINLYASLCLFEGTNVSVGRGTEKQFQIYGSPSLAKKSFDFSFTPKPNFGAKDPMHNGKECFGEDLTSYPKLTQLELKWVIKAYQNTTDKTKFFNAFFTKLAGTKKLQQQIENGVSENKIRQSWQKDLTAFKKMRTKYLIY, from the coding sequence ATGACAAAACTAATATCTAAAGTCGCTTTTATATTACTATTTACGGCACACATTCCAACTTATTCTAGTTCATTGCAGCTAAATAATAATCAATATGTTTTCAAAAATAATACAACAGAAATCATAACCGGAGCCGATAATTACCAAAAATATCTTCCTTTATTAAAAGACAAAAAAGTTGGAATCGTTACGAATCAAACTGGAATCTTGTCTGACAATACTCATTTAGTCGATTTCCTTTTGGAGAAAAAAATAGCTATTCAAACCATATTTGCTCCTGAACATGGCTTTAGAGGAACTGCAGATGCAGGCGAACATGTGGTTGACGGAAAAGATCCAAAAACTGGATTATCCATTATTTCACTTTACGGAGATAATAAAAAACCCAAACCAGCACAATTAGCGAACCTTGATGTAATGGTATTCGATTTGCAAGATGTTGGCGCGCGTTTTTACACCTATATATCTTCTTTACATTATGTTATGGAAGCTTGTGCTGAAAATGGAATTCCACTTATAATCTTGGACCGACCAAATCCAAATGGTAGCATTGCAGATGGACCACTTTTAGAAAAAGAATTTACCAGCTTTGTAGGCATGCACCCTATTCCATTGCTCCACGGAATGACAATTGGCGAATATGGTCAAATGATTAATGGTCAAAAATGGTTAAAAAATGCAGCACAATGCAAACTAACTGTGATTCCTTGTATTAATTATAACCGCAAAATGCAATATAGCTTACTTGTAAAACCATCACCCAACTTACCCAACGACCAATCTATAAATCTTTATGCTAGTTTGTGTCTTTTTGAAGGCACTAATGTAAGTGTAGGTCGCGGAACTGAAAAACAATTTCAAATTTATGGCTCTCCTTCTTTAGCAAAAAAAAGTTTTGATTTTAGTTTTACTCCAAAACCAAATTTTGGTGCAAAAGATCCCATGCATAATGGAAAAGAATGCTTTGGTGAAGATCTAACATCGTACCCAAAACTTACTCAATTAGAACTAAAATGGGTAATAAAAGCCTATCAAAATACAACTGATAAAACTAAATTTTTCAATGCCTTTTTTACAAAACTAGCTGGAACAAAAAAATTACAACAGCAAATTGAAAACGGAGTTTCGGAAAATAAAATAAGACAAAGTTGGCAGAAAGATTTGACTGCATTTAAAAAAATGCGAACCAAATATCTAATTTATTAA
- a CDS encoding DUF4397 domain-containing protein, which yields MKNKKIIAKGFFATLILTATLLTSCGEEHNFYPNAGLVSDKDAKVKFTNATIGPNGTNFTVNWFANDVKATSVTVTALNGLPLGVPYGSQFPATINYSLVAAGNQSIKVEVPQTATLPASTLLTFPLNLEAQSYYSTFIVGSSPNYASYTVKDDLSVANSDPSKAYIRFLNLIPNSPADGYDLSIKELNSNTIIYSKVKYLSGNEVFIPITAVPDLETTTYEIQLRTIGTTTVVAKGTLTPRKGRIYTLFCRGYVGGLNNGLPSTTVNIPVVTFYTNK from the coding sequence ATGAAAAATAAAAAAATAATCGCCAAAGGTTTTTTTGCCACGTTAATACTAACAGCTACGTTGTTAACTTCATGTGGTGAGGAGCACAATTTTTACCCAAATGCAGGACTTGTTTCTGATAAGGATGCAAAAGTAAAATTTACTAATGCTACAATAGGGCCAAATGGAACTAACTTTACTGTAAACTGGTTTGCAAATGATGTGAAAGCTACTTCTGTTACCGTAACGGCTTTAAACGGTCTTCCTCTTGGTGTGCCTTATGGCTCTCAGTTTCCAGCAACGATAAATTATTCGCTAGTAGCTGCAGGAAATCAATCTATTAAAGTAGAAGTACCACAAACTGCCACATTACCAGCTTCAACTTTACTAACTTTTCCATTGAACTTAGAAGCGCAAAGTTATTACTCTACTTTTATTGTGGGAAGCTCTCCAAATTATGCTTCTTATACCGTAAAAGATGATCTTTCTGTCGCAAATTCAGATCCAAGCAAAGCGTACATTCGCTTTTTAAATCTTATTCCAAATTCTCCAGCGGACGGTTATGACTTATCAATTAAGGAATTAAATTCTAATACTATAATTTACTCTAAAGTTAAATATTTGTCAGGTAACGAAGTCTTTATCCCAATTACTGCCGTACCAGATTTGGAAACAACAACCTACGAAATTCAGTTAAGAACTATAGGAACCACTACTGTAGTTGCTAAAGGAACTCTTACCCCGAGAAAAGGAAGAATATACACTTTATTTTGTAGAGGTTATGTAGGAGGTCTAAACAATGGATTACCAAGTACTACTGTTAATATCCCAGTTGTAACATTTTACACAAATAAGTAA
- a CDS encoding sodium:solute symporter, which translates to MTPSAILILIIVYFGVLFYISHRVSRKDDGNAAFFTANKNSKWYLVAFGMIGTALSGVTFISVPGEVGAAGGEQFKYFQFIIGNAIGFIIITKLLLPLYYRMNLTSIYSYIEQRMGFYSYKTAASIFLISRTISSAFRLYLVVIVLQRYVFDFYGIPFAMTVLISLLLIFSYTYRGGLKTIIITDTLQTFFLVSSVFLTIYFICDSMDLSAIGAFEEVKNSNYSKIFFFDDFLGSKFHFVKQILGGMFVTIAMTGLDQDLMQKNLSCKNIGEAQKNMFTFTGIFVVINIFFLSVGALLYIYANKNGIAVPTDLITGKPRTDLLFPEIALNHLSIIPAIVFLLGIIAATFATTDSALTALTTSFCVDFLGMDKAENQLKKNTVLTRHFVHISFSALIFLVILIFNSINDSSVVGMIFRVASYTYGPLLGLYAFGLFQKNRNVNDKLVPFICLLSPLFTYLINEYSRTLFSGYVFDNELIVLNGLLTYLGLLITSSRSTERISF; encoded by the coding sequence ATGACACCAAGCGCAATCCTCATCCTTATCATCGTTTACTTCGGAGTATTATTTTATATCTCACACCGAGTGAGTCGGAAAGATGATGGAAACGCAGCATTTTTTACTGCCAATAAAAATTCAAAATGGTATTTAGTGGCGTTCGGGATGATAGGAACTGCTCTTTCTGGCGTGACTTTCATTTCAGTTCCTGGAGAAGTTGGTGCAGCTGGTGGTGAACAATTCAAGTATTTTCAGTTTATCATAGGAAATGCCATTGGTTTTATAATAATTACAAAATTATTATTACCGCTGTATTACAGAATGAATTTGACCTCAATTTACAGCTATATTGAGCAGAGAATGGGGTTTTACAGCTATAAAACTGCAGCTTCTATATTCTTAATTAGTAGGACAATAAGTTCTGCTTTCCGACTTTATTTAGTAGTTATTGTTTTGCAACGCTATGTTTTTGATTTTTATGGAATTCCGTTTGCGATGACCGTTTTGATCTCTTTGTTACTTATATTTTCTTATACTTATAGAGGTGGACTAAAAACCATCATTATAACAGATACGTTACAAACGTTTTTCTTAGTGAGTTCCGTTTTCTTAACAATTTATTTCATCTGTGATAGTATGGATTTGAGTGCTATTGGTGCATTTGAAGAGGTGAAAAATAGTAATTATTCTAAAATATTTTTCTTTGATGATTTCTTAGGAAGCAAATTCCATTTTGTGAAACAAATTTTAGGCGGAATGTTTGTCACGATCGCAATGACAGGTCTTGACCAAGATTTAATGCAGAAAAACTTGAGTTGTAAAAACATTGGCGAAGCCCAAAAAAACATGTTTACTTTCACAGGAATCTTTGTAGTTATCAATATATTTTTCTTGAGTGTAGGTGCATTACTTTACATTTATGCAAACAAAAACGGAATTGCAGTGCCTACAGATTTAATTACAGGCAAACCAAGAACTGATTTACTTTTTCCAGAAATAGCCCTAAATCATCTCTCTATAATTCCAGCTATCGTGTTTTTACTAGGGATTATTGCAGCTACTTTCGCTACTACTGATTCGGCTTTGACTGCATTGACAACTTCTTTTTGCGTCGATTTTTTAGGTATGGATAAAGCCGAAAATCAACTTAAGAAAAATACTGTTCTTACTAGGCATTTTGTACACATTAGTTTTTCAGCATTAATTTTCTTAGTAATACTTATTTTTAATTCTATTAACGATAGTTCTGTTGTTGGAATGATTTTTAGAGTTGCCTCTTATACTTATGGGCCATTATTAGGATTATATGCTTTTGGTTTATTCCAAAAAAACAGGAATGTCAATGACAAATTAGTTCCCTTTATTTGCTTACTGTCTCCCCTATTTACCTACTTAATAAATGAGTATTCCAGAACCTTATTTTCTGGATATGTATTTGACAATGAATTAATAGTTCTCAACGGATTGTTGACTTATCTCGGTTTATTGATAACCAGTTCGCGCAGCACGGAAAGAATAAGTTTTTAG
- a CDS encoding acyltransferase family protein, translating to MQKERLISLDVFRGFTILLMTIVNNPGSWAHIYPPLEHAEWNGCTPTDLVFPFFIFIMGTAVPFAMPSKHFDLAVFNKIVVRSLRIFCLGLFLNYFSRIQILSLEGVPLLLLRLLITFAVAYALLGNFSLKIKTYLVFLILAALLFLAYSGISAYQDVRLPGVLQRIGIVYFFSSLLYLKTNLKTQLLVAAVILLAYWGLMALVPVPEFGAPNFEKGTNLAAWIDNSLLNGHLWASSKTWDPEGILSTLPAIATGILGMFIGQILNLQNTKIEIVKKIGIIGIVLVVLGLIWNTVFPINKSLWTSSYVLYTAGIAALCLTFLYYIIDVANYKKWTKLFLIWGVNPMIVFFFSGIIPRALSAIKINNPEIPSEEINLQKFIYDFNIVPIFSNPLNASLFYALSYAVFWSVILWIFYKYKLIFKV from the coding sequence ATGCAAAAAGAACGTTTAATTTCGCTTGATGTCTTTAGAGGATTCACAATTCTATTGATGACTATTGTTAACAATCCCGGAAGTTGGGCACACATATATCCTCCTTTAGAGCACGCAGAGTGGAATGGCTGCACTCCTACTGACTTAGTATTTCCGTTTTTTATTTTTATAATGGGTACGGCAGTTCCTTTTGCAATGCCATCTAAACATTTTGATTTAGCCGTTTTTAATAAAATTGTTGTTCGTTCGTTACGTATTTTCTGTCTTGGATTGTTCTTGAATTATTTTAGCCGAATTCAAATCTTAAGTCTAGAAGGAGTTCCTTTATTGCTACTTCGACTACTCATTACTTTTGCAGTTGCTTATGCCCTTTTAGGTAACTTTAGTTTAAAAATTAAAACCTACTTGGTTTTTCTAATTCTAGCAGCGCTTCTATTCTTAGCCTACAGCGGAATTTCAGCCTATCAAGATGTAAGACTACCTGGAGTTTTGCAACGAATAGGAATTGTATATTTCTTTAGCTCTCTACTTTATTTGAAGACAAATCTGAAAACACAACTTCTAGTAGCCGCAGTTATTTTACTGGCGTACTGGGGTTTAATGGCTTTAGTTCCGGTTCCAGAATTTGGAGCACCTAATTTTGAAAAAGGCACCAATTTAGCGGCTTGGATTGACAATTCACTATTAAACGGACATTTATGGGCTTCCTCAAAAACTTGGGATCCCGAAGGAATCTTAAGTACATTGCCTGCAATAGCTACCGGTATTTTAGGAATGTTCATTGGCCAAATACTGAACTTACAAAACACAAAAATTGAAATCGTTAAAAAAATAGGAATTATAGGGATTGTGTTAGTAGTTCTAGGATTAATTTGGAACACTGTTTTTCCCATAAATAAATCACTTTGGACGAGCTCTTATGTGTTATATACAGCTGGAATTGCTGCACTATGTCTAACGTTTTTATATTATATTATCGATGTGGCTAATTATAAAAAATGGACCAAGTTATTTTTAATTTGGGGTGTAAATCCGATGATTGTGTTTTTCTTTTCAGGAATAATCCCTAGAGCTTTGAGCGCAATTAAAATCAATAATCCAGAAATACCATCTGAAGAAATCAATCTTCAGAAATTTATCTATGATTTTAATATTGTTCCAATTTTTAGTAATCCGTTAAATGCATCACTCTTTTATGCGTTATCGTACGCTGTTTTTTGGTCTGTAATCTTATGGATTTTTTATAAATATAAATTAATTTTTAAAGTATAA